One genomic window of Arthrobacter caoxuetaonis includes the following:
- a CDS encoding tyrosine recombinase XerC — MSKEPGSTAAAEQTRQSAVPEAAQARADAGGTTPRPAEFSRALESFCSYLASERGRSAHTVRAYEGDVSALLDYAAALGLTTLADIDLQVLRGWLGKQNEASLARTTLARRAATARSFTGWALREELIAADPALRLKAPKRNKTLPGVLRPGQLETLFETLAAAAAEGGPLALRNRALVELLYATGIRVGELVGLDVDDLDLERRTLRVLGKGNKERTVPYGLPAALAVDDWLRRGRPDLAGAESGPALFLGRRGRRIDQRQVRSVTSALFEALGDTSATGPHALRHSAATHLLDGGADLRSVQEILGHSSLATTQLYTHVSVDRLRQSYQQAHPRA; from the coding sequence GTGAGCAAAGAGCCGGGTAGCACTGCAGCAGCGGAGCAGACACGCCAATCCGCCGTTCCCGAGGCAGCCCAAGCCAGGGCAGATGCCGGAGGAACCACGCCCAGGCCGGCCGAGTTCAGCCGGGCACTCGAGTCCTTCTGCAGCTACCTTGCATCGGAGCGGGGACGGTCGGCGCACACGGTCCGGGCCTATGAAGGTGATGTGTCGGCCCTCCTGGATTACGCTGCAGCCCTTGGTCTGACGACCCTCGCCGATATCGACCTGCAGGTGCTCCGCGGCTGGCTCGGCAAGCAGAATGAAGCTTCCCTGGCCCGCACGACCCTGGCCCGGAGAGCGGCCACCGCGCGGTCGTTTACCGGTTGGGCGCTGCGGGAAGAACTGATCGCCGCTGACCCGGCGCTGCGCCTGAAAGCGCCGAAGCGAAACAAGACCCTCCCGGGGGTTCTGCGGCCGGGTCAGCTCGAGACTCTCTTTGAGACCCTTGCTGCCGCTGCGGCGGAGGGAGGGCCGCTGGCGCTCCGCAACCGTGCGCTGGTGGAACTGCTGTACGCCACCGGTATCCGGGTCGGGGAACTAGTCGGCCTCGACGTTGACGATCTTGACCTGGAACGCCGGACGCTGCGGGTACTCGGCAAAGGCAACAAGGAGCGCACCGTTCCCTACGGACTGCCGGCAGCCCTGGCCGTCGATGACTGGCTGCGCCGCGGCCGGCCAGACCTGGCAGGAGCGGAAAGCGGGCCGGCTCTCTTCCTCGGCCGCCGGGGACGCCGAATCGATCAGCGTCAGGTCCGGTCCGTCACTTCTGCCCTTTTCGAAGCACTTGGCGATACATCCGCCACCGGACCGCACGCCCTTCGGCACAGCGCCGCGACCCACCTGCTCGATGGGGGAGCCGATCTCCGAAGCGTCCAGGAAATCCTGGGACACAGCAGCTTGGCTACCACACAGCTGTATACCCATGTCTCGGTGGACCGGCTCCGGCAGAGTTACCAGCAGGCCCACCCGCGCGCCTGA
- a CDS encoding methylated-DNA--[protein]-cysteine S-methyltransferase, with translation MRTHKVIATPLGIFTLVAEDSLLIAVEPSAPDPAAPVAARFGLAAETGFEAAERQLEEFFQGRRCCFDLPVSQEGTPFQRQVWSAVKLIPYGQTRTYKQLALELGAASKARGVGAALARNMLNIVVPTHRVLGSRGKLTGYSGGVDAKRMLLDLEAGPDNEALRQQCSGAGVPA, from the coding sequence ATGAGGACCCATAAAGTCATTGCCACGCCCCTCGGAATCTTCACCCTGGTGGCGGAGGACTCCCTGCTCATTGCGGTGGAACCGTCAGCGCCCGATCCGGCCGCACCGGTCGCAGCCCGCTTCGGGCTGGCAGCGGAAACCGGATTCGAAGCAGCTGAACGGCAGCTGGAGGAGTTCTTCCAAGGCAGGAGGTGCTGCTTCGACCTCCCGGTGTCGCAGGAAGGGACCCCGTTTCAGCGCCAGGTATGGAGTGCGGTAAAGCTGATTCCCTACGGCCAGACCCGGACCTACAAACAGCTGGCCCTTGAGCTGGGCGCCGCGTCCAAGGCACGCGGCGTCGGCGCCGCGCTGGCACGCAACATGCTCAATATCGTGGTTCCGACCCATCGGGTCCTCGGCAGCCGCGGAAAACTGACCGGATATTCCGGCGGGGTTGATGCCAAGCGGATGCTCCTCGACCTGGAAGCGGGTCCGGATAACGAGGCGCTTCGCCAGCAGTGCTCCGGCGCCGGTGTGCCTGCTTGA
- a CDS encoding DNA-processing protein DprA — protein sequence MSAAAPGILLARAVLSRLIEPSDVLGQALVAVAGPESAARIAAGRQPAAGALRRSVAALLEENGVQASDRTFEQGLERWLPRAADVAPERDLATVARFGGKLLVPEFEGWPEALNDLGLGTPFCLWSRGPGRVPDARRCIAVVGSRDATSYGLAITADIAAGLAARGSTVISGGAYGIDAQAHRAALAGRRELPGDDGVPVTIAVMAGGIDRFYPTGNEDLLRGVAEAGLSLSEVPPGSAPTRWRFLQRNRLIAALAAVTVVVEARWRSGALNTAHHAAGLGRGVGTVPGPVYSANSAGCHRLLREGSAVCVTDAAEVLELADPFTVPVGEEPEGTLPDAQDRSPRADHDGLAAEDILLLDALPLRKGSDMQKLAVVAGLGVPAVRAGLARLELAGLARRTAQGLWQRSGR from the coding sequence ATGAGCGCCGCCGCTCCCGGAATCCTGCTCGCCCGGGCAGTGCTGTCCCGGCTTATCGAACCATCTGACGTACTTGGCCAGGCACTCGTGGCAGTCGCCGGCCCCGAGTCCGCTGCCCGTATCGCTGCGGGACGCCAGCCGGCCGCGGGAGCCCTGCGCCGCAGCGTGGCCGCCTTGCTCGAAGAGAACGGCGTCCAGGCCTCGGACCGGACGTTTGAACAGGGGTTGGAGCGCTGGCTCCCGCGCGCGGCGGATGTGGCTCCGGAACGCGACCTCGCCACGGTGGCCCGCTTCGGGGGAAAGCTGCTCGTCCCTGAGTTCGAGGGCTGGCCGGAGGCGCTCAACGACCTGGGCTTGGGGACCCCGTTTTGTCTCTGGAGCCGGGGACCGGGCAGAGTTCCCGACGCCCGGCGCTGCATCGCCGTTGTCGGGTCCCGGGACGCGACGTCTTACGGCCTGGCAATCACCGCAGACATCGCGGCTGGACTTGCTGCCCGGGGGAGTACCGTGATTTCCGGCGGAGCCTACGGTATAGATGCCCAGGCCCACCGTGCAGCGCTCGCGGGAAGACGGGAGCTGCCCGGGGATGATGGCGTGCCGGTGACCATAGCCGTCATGGCCGGAGGCATCGACCGCTTTTATCCCACCGGAAATGAGGATCTGCTGCGCGGCGTGGCAGAGGCTGGCCTGAGCCTCAGCGAGGTGCCGCCGGGGTCTGCGCCCACGCGGTGGAGGTTCCTGCAGCGCAACCGGCTCATCGCAGCGCTCGCCGCCGTGACAGTCGTCGTGGAAGCGCGCTGGCGTTCAGGGGCCCTCAACACAGCCCATCACGCTGCCGGCCTTGGGCGCGGCGTCGGGACTGTCCCCGGTCCGGTGTATTCAGCCAATTCGGCCGGCTGCCACCGGCTTCTCCGCGAAGGCAGTGCCGTGTGTGTGACTGATGCCGCTGAAGTCCTTGAACTGGCTGATCCTTTCACCGTCCCGGTGGGGGAAGAACCCGAAGGGACGCTTCCCGATGCGCAGGACCGGTCCCCGCGGGCGGACCACGACGGCTTGGCGGCGGAGGACATCCTCCTGCTGGACGCACTGCCGCTGAGGAAGGGCTCCGACATGCAGAAGCTGGCCGTTGTGGCCGGCCTTGGCGTTCCCGCCGTCCGGGCCGGGCTGGCACGCCTGGAACTCGCTGGGCTGGCGCGCAGGACAGCACAGGGCCTCTGGCAGCGGTCCGGCCGTTAG
- a CDS encoding YifB family Mg chelatase-like AAA ATPase gives MGLGRTYGVGLTGLEGRMVEVEADIGQSLPAFILLGLPDASLNESRDRVKSAAKNSGLPLSRRKITVNLMPADVHKRGSGFDLAIVMAALCAAGDVRPTGRTVFLAELGLDGRLRPLHGVLPAVMAAVAAGFPDIAVAAANAAEAALVPSSRVRGFSSLAAVAEAFGADPENLVFPPEDEPASGTAAHDAPEAVPAPDLVDIAGQSEARFALEVAAAGAHHLLMTGPPGAGKTMLAERLPGLLPDLADTAAMEVTAIHSLGWRGRPCSGLVRRPPFESPHHTATAAAVIGGGSGIPRPGAASRAHRGVLFLDEAPEYEPRVLDALRQPLESGTLVLHRAAGTAVYPARFQLVLAANPCPCGLASGKGAECTCSAQQRRRYFSRLSGPLLDRVDLQLAIRRVSLLDFTEAGKAEPTAVVARRVRQARSSQRERLLPLGCETNAEVSGQVLRGPLRPGSRSTAALDRALDRQTLTARGYDRVLRVAWTVADLSGHACPDADDIGQALAFRQQAGAA, from the coding sequence ATGGGGCTCGGACGTACCTACGGCGTGGGTTTGACCGGGTTGGAGGGACGGATGGTTGAAGTCGAGGCAGACATCGGGCAAAGCCTTCCGGCGTTCATCCTTTTAGGACTGCCCGATGCGTCACTGAACGAATCCCGCGACCGGGTGAAGTCCGCTGCCAAGAACTCGGGGCTGCCGCTGAGCCGGAGGAAGATCACGGTCAATCTGATGCCGGCGGACGTACACAAACGCGGCTCCGGCTTCGACCTGGCCATTGTGATGGCGGCACTGTGTGCAGCCGGTGATGTCCGTCCGACGGGAAGGACAGTTTTCCTCGCCGAACTCGGCCTCGACGGCAGGCTGCGCCCCCTCCACGGTGTTCTTCCGGCCGTCATGGCGGCGGTCGCAGCGGGCTTTCCCGACATCGCTGTGGCGGCGGCCAACGCCGCGGAGGCGGCACTGGTGCCATCCTCGCGCGTTCGTGGCTTTTCCTCACTTGCGGCTGTTGCGGAGGCCTTCGGAGCGGATCCCGAAAACCTGGTGTTCCCTCCGGAGGATGAACCGGCTTCCGGCACTGCCGCCCACGACGCCCCGGAAGCCGTGCCGGCGCCTGACCTGGTCGATATTGCGGGCCAGTCGGAGGCGCGGTTTGCGCTGGAGGTTGCCGCCGCCGGTGCCCACCACCTACTGATGACCGGCCCGCCCGGTGCCGGAAAGACCATGCTGGCCGAACGCCTGCCCGGTCTGCTGCCTGACCTGGCGGACACTGCCGCCATGGAAGTCACGGCGATCCATTCCCTGGGCTGGCGGGGCCGGCCCTGCTCGGGCCTGGTCCGGCGACCGCCCTTTGAGAGTCCGCACCATACTGCTACGGCTGCCGCGGTCATCGGCGGTGGTTCTGGAATTCCACGCCCGGGTGCCGCTTCGCGCGCCCACCGGGGCGTACTCTTCCTCGACGAGGCGCCGGAGTACGAACCCAGGGTCCTGGATGCCCTGCGCCAACCGCTTGAAAGCGGAACCCTGGTGCTGCACAGGGCAGCGGGAACCGCCGTCTATCCTGCACGGTTCCAGCTGGTCCTCGCAGCGAATCCCTGCCCCTGCGGGCTGGCGAGCGGAAAGGGGGCCGAATGCACCTGCAGCGCCCAGCAGAGACGCCGCTACTTCAGCAGGCTCTCGGGTCCGCTCCTCGACCGGGTCGACCTGCAGCTGGCAATCCGGAGGGTCTCCCTGCTGGACTTCACGGAAGCCGGCAAGGCGGAGCCAACGGCCGTTGTTGCCCGCAGGGTCCGCCAGGCGCGCTCGAGCCAGCGGGAACGGCTGCTGCCGCTGGGCTGCGAAACGAACGCCGAAGTGAGCGGACAGGTCCTGCGCGGACCGCTCCGCCCCGGAAGCCGCAGCACGGCGGCGCTGGACCGGGCACTGGATCGCCAGACACTCACTGCCCGCGGTTATGACCGTGTCCTCCGGGTCGCATGGACGGTAGCCGACTTATCCGGCCACGCGTGTCCCGACGCCGATGACATTGGGCAGGCCCTCGCGTTCCGGCAGCAAGCGGGCGCAGCATGA
- a CDS encoding YraN family protein, with product MKAKDLLGRTGEELAVGHLAAAGYQILERNWRCRQGEIDVVARDGDTLVVVEVKTRSSLDFGHPFEAVSAAKLARLCLLAAAWARAHAVSTRSWRVDAVSVLLPAGDGPGDRPAPVIEHLLGIG from the coding sequence ATGAAAGCCAAAGACCTCCTGGGCAGGACAGGCGAAGAACTCGCTGTCGGCCACCTTGCTGCTGCCGGCTACCAAATTCTCGAACGGAACTGGCGGTGCCGGCAGGGAGAGATCGACGTCGTGGCCCGCGACGGCGACACGCTGGTGGTGGTGGAGGTCAAGACCAGGTCGTCCCTGGATTTTGGCCACCCGTTCGAAGCAGTGAGTGCTGCCAAACTGGCACGCCTGTGCCTGCTGGCTGCTGCTTGGGCGCGGGCCCATGCGGTTTCCACGCGCAGCTGGCGGGTGGACGCCGTCTCCGTCCTGCTACCGGCCGGAGACGGACCCGGCGACCGTCCCGCCCCTGTGATCGAGCACCTGTTGGGTATCGGCTGA
- a CDS encoding 2'-5' RNA ligase family protein — protein MANSQPNPGALSGVRIYAQLKPDEAALARLLLLQAGAREAAPGTRLVSPDRLHLTLIHFGKADEAYSRLSAVTGTGPKAYREALADYLKDTTAALPDTDFQLTPTYLSAFGSHGSTLALELRSTPALEALHAELYAVLLEFLSACGIADPAGYAAGDPALCFAAQLRPHISLLHGFRGFHGFADDAAPRVDPAPLRLQVTPVLYRV, from the coding sequence GTGGCCAACTCCCAGCCCAATCCCGGCGCACTCTCCGGCGTGCGCATCTACGCCCAGCTCAAGCCTGACGAAGCGGCCCTGGCCCGGCTGCTGCTGCTGCAGGCCGGCGCCCGGGAGGCCGCGCCGGGAACGCGCCTGGTCTCCCCGGACCGGCTGCACCTGACCCTCATCCATTTCGGGAAGGCCGACGAAGCGTACTCGCGTTTGTCAGCCGTTACGGGAACAGGACCAAAGGCGTACCGGGAAGCGCTGGCCGATTACCTCAAGGACACAACTGCCGCCCTGCCTGACACGGACTTCCAGCTCACACCAACCTATTTGTCCGCCTTCGGAAGCCACGGCTCGACCCTCGCGTTGGAGCTTCGCTCCACGCCGGCGCTGGAAGCGCTGCACGCAGAGCTCTACGCTGTGCTGCTCGAGTTCCTCTCCGCCTGCGGCATTGCCGATCCGGCAGGGTACGCCGCGGGGGATCCTGCCCTTTGTTTCGCTGCACAGCTGCGGCCGCACATCAGTCTCCTGCACGGCTTCCGCGGCTTTCACGGTTTCGCGGACGACGCTGCACCGCGGGTAGACCCCGCGCCCCTGCGGCTGCAGGTGACGCCGGTGCTCTACCGGGTCTGA
- a CDS encoding GNAT family N-acetyltransferase has product MVLEIPLLRDESLLLRPHTKADADAVVARSVDPLTIAWTTVPLDYTRDMALNYIRAVGTPQQDTVSWALENGGRYAGSIDLRWQGAGTGGLGFVTSPEFRGQGLMSRAVRLAVGYAFDTLGWEQLNWSSNVGNLGSYKAVWRNGFPLPVSVPHMLAHRGQMIDGWFSELESSAPRTPRILWSDVLGLLPRLPAAPGPDTAAS; this is encoded by the coding sequence ATGGTCCTCGAGATACCGCTGCTGCGGGATGAGTCCCTCCTGCTGAGGCCGCACACTAAGGCGGATGCCGACGCCGTCGTGGCGCGCTCGGTGGACCCGCTGACCATTGCCTGGACCACGGTGCCGCTGGACTACACCCGGGACATGGCCCTGAACTACATCCGGGCGGTGGGCACACCCCAGCAGGACACGGTGTCCTGGGCATTGGAGAACGGGGGGCGATATGCCGGCAGCATCGACCTGCGCTGGCAGGGGGCGGGGACCGGCGGACTGGGATTCGTGACCTCCCCCGAGTTCCGGGGCCAGGGACTCATGAGCCGGGCTGTCCGCCTGGCGGTCGGCTACGCTTTCGATACCCTGGGCTGGGAACAGCTGAACTGGTCCTCCAACGTCGGTAACCTCGGCAGTTACAAAGCCGTCTGGCGCAACGGGTTTCCGCTTCCCGTCAGTGTGCCGCACATGCTGGCACATCGGGGCCAGATGATTGACGGCTGGTTTTCCGAGCTGGAGTCCAGTGCCCCGCGAACACCGCGGATCCTGTGGAGCGATGTACTGGGCCTCCTGCCGCGTCTCCCGGCTGCGCCGGGACCGGATACGGCCGCCAGCTAA
- a CDS encoding DUF2469 domain-containing protein — MSAEDLENYETDMELQLYREYRDVVGLFSYVVETERRFYLANHVDLQARSADGEIYFDLTLQDAWVWDVYRSARFVKSVRVITFKDVNVEELTRNDDLTLPKADELG; from the coding sequence ATGAGCGCAGAGGATCTTGAGAACTACGAGACAGACATGGAGCTGCAGCTCTACCGTGAATACCGCGATGTCGTGGGGCTGTTCAGCTACGTGGTGGAAACCGAACGGCGCTTCTACCTGGCGAACCATGTGGACCTCCAGGCGCGGTCAGCCGACGGAGAGATCTATTTTGACCTCACCCTGCAGGATGCCTGGGTCTGGGATGTCTACCGGTCAGCACGTTTCGTGAAGAGCGTCCGGGTGATCACGTTCAAGGACGTCAACGTCGAAGAGCTGACGCGCAACGACGACCTGACCCTGCCCAAGGCCGACGAACTGGGTTAG
- a CDS encoding ribonuclease HII — MRTARPKAAGAKGPSLRYERTFTAVGHRVLAGCDEVGRGALAGPVSVGLVAVELESVRSLKGVRDSKLLSPADREALVPLIKKWCPAWGVGHASAAEIDLLGLMGALRLAGTRAWAQVCETLTPDVVLLDGNHNWLSPAAQASLFDVEEEDEGGCKAPVHTRIKADMTCLSVAAASVLAKVERDAMMVEYARLHPAYGWEINKGYATEAHRAAIDTLGPSPLHRLSWRLGTGRTEEDGPAAGPVGG, encoded by the coding sequence ATACGCACCGCGCGGCCCAAGGCGGCGGGGGCGAAGGGCCCCTCGCTGCGGTATGAACGCACTTTTACCGCGGTCGGGCACCGGGTCCTGGCTGGATGCGACGAAGTCGGACGGGGTGCCCTTGCCGGTCCCGTCAGTGTCGGGCTGGTGGCGGTCGAGCTCGAGTCCGTGCGCTCCCTTAAGGGGGTCCGAGACAGTAAGCTCCTTTCGCCGGCGGACCGCGAAGCACTGGTCCCGCTCATCAAGAAGTGGTGCCCGGCGTGGGGAGTCGGACACGCCAGCGCCGCGGAGATCGACCTGCTGGGGCTTATGGGAGCGCTGCGGCTGGCCGGTACGCGCGCGTGGGCCCAGGTCTGCGAGACCCTCACCCCCGACGTCGTGCTCCTGGACGGCAACCACAACTGGCTCTCCCCGGCGGCGCAGGCAAGCCTGTTCGACGTCGAGGAGGAGGATGAGGGCGGCTGCAAGGCTCCGGTCCATACCCGGATCAAGGCTGACATGACGTGCCTCAGTGTTGCCGCGGCCTCGGTGCTGGCCAAGGTCGAACGTGACGCCATGATGGTCGAGTACGCCCGGCTGCACCCGGCCTACGGCTGGGAAATCAACAAGGGATACGCCACCGAAGCGCACCGTGCCGCTATCGATACGCTTGGGCCTTCTCCGCTGCACCGCCTGTCCTGGCGGCTGGGAACCGGCCGAACAGAGGAAGATGGGCCTGCTGCAGGCCCGGTTGGGGGATGA